In a genomic window of Enterobacter asburiae:
- a CDS encoding septum formation inhibitor Maf, giving the protein MPNLVLASTSPYRRMLLEKLGIPFECAAPDVDETPQPGESPRHLVTRLAKEKAQSLAARYPAHLIIGSDQVCVLDGEITGKPHTEENACQQLLRARGSIVTFYTGLALYNSASGHLQTECEPFDVHFRHLSEQEITDYVRRERPLNCAGSFKSEGLGIALFDKLDGRDPNTLVGLPLIALCQMLRREECNPLTI; this is encoded by the coding sequence ATGCCAAATCTCGTACTTGCTTCCACGTCCCCCTACCGTCGAATGCTGCTGGAAAAGCTCGGGATCCCGTTTGAATGCGCCGCGCCGGACGTTGATGAGACGCCGCAGCCGGGCGAGTCGCCGCGTCATCTGGTGACGCGTCTTGCGAAGGAGAAAGCACAATCGCTGGCCGCACGTTATCCTGCACATCTGATTATAGGCTCCGATCAGGTTTGCGTGCTGGATGGCGAAATCACCGGCAAGCCCCATACGGAAGAGAACGCCTGCCAGCAGCTTCTGCGTGCGCGAGGCAGTATCGTGACCTTTTATACGGGCCTGGCGCTTTATAACTCCGCCTCCGGCCATCTGCAAACCGAATGCGAGCCGTTCGACGTGCACTTCCGCCATTTAAGCGAGCAGGAGATTACGGACTACGTGCGCCGGGAACGTCCACTGAACTGTGCGGGGAGCTTTAAAAGTGAAGGACTGGGGATTGCGCTGTTCGACAAGCTGGACGGTCGGGATCCGAACACACTGGTGGGATTGCCGCTGATTGCCTTGTGCCAGATGTTAAGGCGTGAAGAGTGTAATCCGCTGACAATATGA
- the rluC gene encoding 23S rRNA pseudouridine(955/2504/2580) synthase RluC, which produces MKTETPAVKMVAIADDYAGQRIDNFLRTQLKGVPKSMIYRILRKGEVRVNKKRVKPEYKLEAGDEVRIPPVRVAEREEEVVSPKLQKVAALSDVILYEDDHILVLNKPSGTAVHGGSGLSFGVIEGLRALRPEARFLELVHRLDRDTSGVLLVAKKRSALRSLHEQLREKGMQKDYLALVRGQWQSHVKVVQAPLLKNILQSGERIVRVSQEGKPSETRFKVEERYEFATLVRCSPVTGRTHQIRVHTQFAGHPIAFDDRYGDREFDKQLASTGLSRLFLHAAALKFTHPNTGEIIRIEAPLDEQLKRCLKVLRG; this is translated from the coding sequence ATGAAAACAGAGACTCCAGCCGTAAAAATGGTTGCTATCGCGGATGACTACGCGGGGCAACGTATCGATAACTTCTTGCGCACCCAACTGAAGGGTGTGCCAAAGAGTATGATTTACCGCATCCTGCGTAAGGGCGAGGTGCGGGTGAACAAAAAACGCGTGAAGCCTGAGTATAAGCTCGAAGCGGGCGATGAAGTGCGTATTCCACCGGTGCGCGTGGCAGAACGCGAAGAAGAGGTGGTTTCTCCGAAGCTGCAAAAAGTCGCGGCCCTGAGCGATGTTATCCTTTATGAGGACGATCATATTCTGGTGCTTAATAAGCCATCGGGTACCGCCGTCCACGGTGGTAGCGGTCTGAGCTTCGGCGTGATTGAAGGGTTACGTGCGCTGCGTCCGGAAGCTCGTTTCCTCGAACTGGTTCACCGTCTGGACCGTGATACCTCAGGCGTGCTGCTGGTAGCGAAAAAGCGTTCTGCGCTGCGTTCCCTGCACGAGCAGCTGCGCGAGAAGGGAATGCAGAAAGATTATCTGGCGCTGGTGCGCGGTCAGTGGCAGTCCCACGTGAAGGTGGTGCAGGCGCCGCTGCTGAAGAACATTCTGCAAAGCGGCGAGCGCATTGTCCGCGTGAGCCAGGAAGGGAAACCGTCTGAGACGCGCTTTAAGGTTGAAGAGCGCTATGAGTTTGCCACGCTGGTGCGCTGCAGTCCGGTGACGGGACGTACTCACCAGATTCGCGTCCATACGCAGTTTGCGGGCCATCCGATTGCGTTTGATGACCGCTACGGCGACCGCGAATTTGATAAACAGCTGGCGAGCACGGGGCTGTCGCGTCTGTTCCTGCATGCGGCCGCGCTAAAGTTTACCCATCCTAATACCGGTGAAATTATCCGTATTGAAGCGCCGCTGGATGAGCAGTTGAAACGCTGCCTGAAGGTTCTGCGCGGCTGA
- the rpmF gene encoding 50S ribosomal protein L32 has translation MAVQQNKPTRSKRGMRRSHDALTAVTSLSVDKTSGEKHLRHHITADGFYRGRKVITK, from the coding sequence ATGGCCGTACAACAGAATAAACCAACCCGTTCCAAACGTGGCATGCGTCGTTCCCATGACGCGCTGACCGCAGTTACCAGCCTGTCTGTAGACAAGACTTCTGGTGAGAAACACCTGCGTCACCACATCACCGCTGACGGTTTCTACCGCGGCCGCAAGGTTATCACTAAGTAA
- the yceD gene encoding 23S rRNA accumulation protein YceD → MQKVKLPLTLDPVRTAQKRLDYEGIYTSDQAERIAESVVSVDSDVECSMSFAIDNQRLAVLTGDAKVTVTLECQRCGKPFVQHVHTTYCFSPVRSDEQAEALPEAYEPIEVNEFGEIDLLALVEDEIILSLPVVPVHDSEHCEVSEADMVFGELPDEAQKPNPFAVLASLKRK, encoded by the coding sequence ATGCAAAAGGTAAAATTACCCCTGACTCTTGATCCGGTTCGTACGGCTCAAAAACGCCTCGATTACGAAGGTATCTATACTTCCGATCAGGCTGAGCGTATTGCCGAATCTGTAGTCAGTGTGGACAGTGATGTAGAATGCTCCATGTCGTTCGCTATCGACAACCAGCGTCTCGCCGTTTTAACCGGTGATGCGAAGGTAACGGTAACGCTCGAGTGTCAGCGTTGCGGGAAACCGTTTGTACAGCATGTTCACACAACGTATTGTTTCAGTCCGGTTCGTTCTGACGAACAGGCTGAAGCACTCCCGGAAGCGTACGAGCCGATTGAGGTTAACGAATTCGGTGAAATCGATCTTCTGGCTCTGGTTGAAGATGAAATCATCCTCTCCTTGCCAGTAGTTCCGGTGCATGATTCTGAACACTGTGAAGTGTCCGAGGCGGACATGGTCTTTGGGGAACTGCCTGATGAAGCGCAAAAACCAAACCCATTTGCCGTATTAGCCAGCTTAAAGCGTAAGTAA